A window of Phycisphaerae bacterium genomic DNA:
TCGCCCTGGGACATCTCCTGCAGAACCGACACGGCGTTCCGCACCGGCCGGGCGATTCGTCGGGACACGACCAGGGCGCTGATCACCACCATCACTGCGGCCACCAGGCTGACGCCGACCACCACGGTTGCCACCTTGCGGGAACCGCTCGTAAAGAGATTCCTGGCGTCGGCCTGCATTTTCTTGACGCCATCCTTGGAGAATTCCAGGTGCAGAACGCCGTACACGTCACCGACCTTCCATTCCGGGTGGAGACGGCGCATATCGTTGTCGATCTTGAGGGGCTGGTAGTAAGAGAACACAGCGTCGCTGTCGACCAGGATTGCCTCGCTGGTCTTCTTGGCCTGCTCGAATAGAGCGGCGCTCAGGGCTTGACCTACACGCTGGGGATCCGAGGAGAGCTCGGTCTTGCCTTCCTTGTTGAAAAAGGAGAAGGCCCGGATCTCCGTCAGCTGTTTCTGCTGCTCGGCGAACATCGTGAACAGCTTGTACTCCCCGCGCTGCAGGGACCCTTCAACGGCGTTCTTGACCTCGAGCAGTACGTCCCTGCCATCGCGGTGTTTCATGTCCTCCACCGACTTCTCGACGGCCGCCAATGTCCGGTCGACATTTCGAGAGTAGAGGACGTGCTGAATCACCATCAGCGTGAAGGTGGAGAGCACGAACACGGCCAAGATGATGCCGCAGATCTTCTTGCCAAGAGTGAGTCGCATGTTCATTGTAACTTGCTCCCTCTGTCCTGTTCCGCGTACGCAACTGTGTGGACTTGCTCGCCCTTGCGGTAGAACGGGAAGTCCCGCCTCTTGGCGAACTCCTTGCTCGTGCAGCCGAGGCAGGGCGAGCCCGCCCGGATGCACCAGTTCACGCCGCCGTTCCACTGCCGTTGCGGGCAGTTGGTGTGGCTGAGGGGACCCAGGCAACCCAACTTGAACAGGCATCCTGGATCTCCGAACTTCTCCGCATACTCGTGCTTCTGCCAGTAGTGGAACCGCGGGCAGTTGTCATGGACCGAGTGGCCATAGAATAGTGTCGGGGTGAGCAGCTCCGGATCGAGTTCGGGAAGCCCCTTGGCCAGCACGTAGGCCAGAGTCCCGACTAGTTCCTCCGGATGCATGGGGCAACCCGGGCAGTTGATCAGTCGGCCCTTCGTCGGAATCCCTTCCTTGTCCATGAACTCCTTCAGGCTGCCGGCCCCGGTGGGATTGCCCTCGGCAGCCGGTATGCCACCGAAAGCCGCGCACGTGCCGGCGGTAATGATCGCCTTCGCGTTGCGGCAGGCGGTCTGCAGAATGGTCGTCAGGGGGATGCCGTTGACCTTGCAGGCTTTCGGCATTTTCAGCGGTATCGCTCCCTCCAGGACCAGGTAGTATCCGCCGGCAGCGGTGACCTTGTCGACCACCTCGCTGGCGACCTTGCCCTCGGCGGCCGACAGGGTGGAATGATAGGCCAGCGACAACACGTCGGTGAGCAAATCCAGCGGCCCGGGATCCGTGCTGTTCAGCAGCGAAACCGAGCAGCCGGTGCAGTTCATGCCCTGAAGCCAGAGGACTCTTGCCTCTTGCGTAACAAGCTTCTCCAGCCCCGCGGCTATCGCTCGGCCGTACTGGCGGTCCAGGCCAAAACCGGCGGCCAGGGCGGCACCTACTCGAAGAATGCTTCTTCGTGAATACTGGCGCATGTCAGGGGTCTCCTAATGAACAGCACACGCAAGGCACGGATCGAAGGAGCGAACGATGCGGCCGAGCTCGATCGGCTGCGCGGGATCCTCGATGAACGTTCCCGCAAGAGCTTGCTCCACCGGCCCTGGTTGACCTCGATCGTCGCGTGGTGAGCAATTCCACGTTGTCGGCACCACGGACTGGTAGCGCTTGACCTTGTAGTCCTCGATCGTGATCCAGTGGCCCAGAGCGCCACGCGGCGCCTCGGTCAGGCCGTACCCCGAGCCGCTCTTGGGGATCTTAAAATCGCTGGCCGGCGGGCCGTCGATCTCGATCTCACTCAGCCATTTCATGCACTGGTCGGCAACCCAGACCGTTTCCAGGCCTCGGGCAAGATGGCGGCCCATGACAGAGGCCATCTTCTCCAGCGGCACATCCAGTGAAGTGAGGACCGCATCAAGCTCCTTCTTGACCCAGGCGGCCCCCGCATCATGGTAGTTGGTCAGCACCCGGGCCAAGGGACCCACCTCCAGGGGACGGCCGGCGTAACGCGGAGCCTTGATCCAGCTGTAAGCGCCCGGTTTGTCCGGCGCAGCGTTCGCTTCGCCCTTGTCAGGGTGCAAACCGGAAGGCTGGGCATACCAGGAACTGGCCACGTCCTCGGCGACCTTGCTGACGTCCAGCGGCGCCCATTTTCCGTCGATCACTGTCCCGGGCCGGAAGAACTGATTCTCCGGCGTATTCGCGTCATCCATCGGAAAAACGCCGAAGCACAGGAAACTGCCGCAACCGCGGCCAATGTCGAAATACGCCTTGAACGTCTTCGCGACGGCCAGCACATCCGGTAAGTAGACGTCCTTGATGAAAGCCGTCGCTTCGAGGAGCCGCGTGCGGTATGCGAGCACGCGCTCGATCGTGGGTACCTGGGTGCAGCCGCCGGGTACGATCGCGGTGGAGTGCGGCAGGTGGGCTCCGAAGATGGCCCCCATCTCGTCGCAAGTGCGGCGGACTTCCAGAGCATGAACGTAGTGGCTCAGAAGAGTCATGTTGACATCTAGGTCCTGGACATAATCACGTTCGTATCTGGGAAGGAAGGGGGCGGCGGGGAGGATATCCTTGCGG
This region includes:
- a CDS encoding hydrogenase small subunit, producing MRQYSRRSILRVGAALAAGFGLDRQYGRAIAAGLEKLVTQEARVLWLQGMNCTGCSVSLLNSTDPGPLDLLTDVLSLAYHSTLSAAEGKVASEVVDKVTAAGGYYLVLEGAIPLKMPKACKVNGIPLTTILQTACRNAKAIITAGTCAAFGGIPAAEGNPTGAGSLKEFMDKEGIPTKGRLINCPGCPMHPEELVGTLAYVLAKGLPELDPELLTPTLFYGHSVHDNCPRFHYWQKHEYAEKFGDPGCLFKLGCLGPLSHTNCPQRQWNGGVNWCIRAGSPCLGCTSKEFAKRRDFPFYRKGEQVHTVAYAEQDRGSKLQ
- a CDS encoding nickel-dependent hydrogenase large subunit, coding for MSNELTINPLTRIEGHLAVHAETEEVEVGGKKGFRVKEAKCEGEMFRGLEKIIEGRDPLDAQQIMQRTCGVCPISHGIASIRAQEMAYKLKPTHNGRLLQNLILGANHLHSHILHFYHLAALDFVDIKAILQYAGTDKLLNKLKSWVEQAVARKDILPAAPFLPRYERDYVQDLDVNMTLLSHYVHALEVRRTCDEMGAIFGAHLPHSTAIVPGGCTQVPTIERVLAYRTRLLEATAFIKDVYLPDVLAVAKTFKAYFDIGRGCGSFLCFGVFPMDDANTPENQFFRPGTVIDGKWAPLDVSKVAEDVASSWYAQPSGLHPDKGEANAAPDKPGAYSWIKAPRYAGRPLEVGPLARVLTNYHDAGAAWVKKELDAVLTSLDVPLEKMASVMGRHLARGLETVWVADQCMKWLSEIEIDGPPASDFKIPKSGSGYGLTEAPRGALGHWITIEDYKVKRYQSVVPTTWNCSPRDDRGQPGPVEQALAGTFIEDPAQPIELGRIVRSFDPCLACAVH